In the Bactrocera tryoni isolate S06 unplaced genomic scaffold, CSIRO_BtryS06_freeze2 scaffold_11, whole genome shotgun sequence genome, one interval contains:
- the LOC120779675 gene encoding uncharacterized protein LOC120779675 isoform X2, with protein MQKKLEISLIGGPTLLSSWAILFQKATASSLGHLFYCKNLYKNSDKIQNLRFRVNSVNATPQISNLRSKLIDFTSTMDSVESGGARVAQVSVRNFCFEYLIVNSWHWMKNI; from the exons CTGGAAATATCCTTGATCGGCGGACCAACACTGTTGAGTTCCTGGGCCATATTATTCCAAAAAGCTACCGCTTCTTCTTTAGGGCACTTATTTTACTG CAAAAACTTGTATAAAAATTccgataaaattcaaaatttaaggTTCCGAGTGAATTCAGTGAATGCCACTCCCCAAATTTCGAACTTACGTTCGAAATTGATCGATTTTACATCTACGATGGATAGC GTGGAAAGTGGTGGTGCGAGAGTGGCGCAAGTTTCAGtcagaaatttttgttttgaatatctGATAGTAAACAGTTGGCACtggatgaaaaatatataa
- the LOC120779675 gene encoding uncharacterized protein LOC120779675 isoform X3: MALEISLIGGPTLLSSWAILFQKATASSLGHLFYCKNLYKNSDKIQNLRFRVNSVNATPQISNLRSKLIDFTSTMDSVESGGARVAQVSVRNFCFEYLIVNSWHWMKNI, translated from the exons CTGGAAATATCCTTGATCGGCGGACCAACACTGTTGAGTTCCTGGGCCATATTATTCCAAAAAGCTACCGCTTCTTCTTTAGGGCACTTATTTTACTG CAAAAACTTGTATAAAAATTccgataaaattcaaaatttaaggTTCCGAGTGAATTCAGTGAATGCCACTCCCCAAATTTCGAACTTACGTTCGAAATTGATCGATTTTACATCTACGATGGATAGC GTGGAAAGTGGTGGTGCGAGAGTGGCGCAAGTTTCAGtcagaaatttttgttttgaatatctGATAGTAAACAGTTGGCACtggatgaaaaatatataa